The Mugil cephalus isolate CIBA_MC_2020 chromosome 11, CIBA_Mcephalus_1.1, whole genome shotgun sequence genome includes a window with the following:
- the fabp10a gene encoding fatty acid-binding protein 10-A, liver basic yields the protein MDFSGTWQVYAQENYEEFLRAMELPEDVIKMAKDIKPVTEIKQNGKDFVITSKTPGKSVTNSFTIGKEAEITTMDGKKLKCIVNMEGGKMVCKTGKFCHIQELKGGEMVETLTMGSTTLTRKSKKM from the exons ATGGACTTCAGTGGAACATGGCAGGTTTACGCTCAGGAGAACTACGAGGAGTTCCTCAGGGCCATGG AGCTCCCTGAAGATGTCATCAAGATGGCCAAGGACATCAAGCCAGTTACTGAAATCAAGCAGAATGGCAAAGACTTTGTCATCACCTCCAAGACCCCTGGAAAGTCTGTGACCAACTCTTTTACCATCGGCAAGGAGGCTGAAATCACAACCATGGATGGCAAGAAGCTCAAG TGCATTGTCAATATGGAGGGCGGTAAAATGGTTTGCAAAACTGGCAAGTTCTGCCACATCCAGGAGCTCAAAGGAGGAGAGATGGTTGAG ACCTTGACCATGGGCTCAACAACTCTCACCAGAAAGAGCAAAAAGATGTGA
- the srsf10a gene encoding serine/arginine-rich splicing factor 10 gives MARYLRPPNTSLFVRNIADESRPEDLRREFGRYGPIVDVYIPLDFYTRRPRGFAYIQFEDVRDAEDALHNLDRKWVCGRQIEIQFAQGDRKTPNQMKTKERHSPRSFSRYDDDRDGRRRRSRSRSYDRRRSRSPSFERRPRRSESPRDSRPYSRHRRSRSRENDKYKGPARDHHRTHHEPGAHSRSVSHSPSPSRARPKGKKSQSRSHSPTEDFHPTSSSQKQSVGRSPSRSYSRSMSRSRSRSRSWAGRKSGGH, from the exons ATGGCGAGATACCTGAGGCCTCCGAATACGTCTCTTTTCGTTCGAAACATCGCCGACGAGTCCAG GCCAGAGGATTTGCGGCGTGAGTTTGGTCGTTATGGGCCTATTGTAGATGTCTACATTCCACTTGACTTCTATACACGACGGCCGAGAGGATTTGCTTACATTCA GTTTGAAGACGTCCGCGATGCAGAAGACGCTCTCCACAACTTGGACCGCAAATGGGTTTGTGGACGACAGATCGAGATCCAGTTTGCCCAGGGAGACCGCAAGA CCCCTAACCAGATGAAGACCAAAGAGCGCCACTCCCCTCGCAGCTTCTCCCGCTACGATGATGATCGGGATGGCCGCCGGAGACGCTCACGGAGCCGCAGTTACGATCGCCGCAGATCCCGGAGCCCCTCATTCGAACGCCGTCCTCGGAGATCTGAGAGCCCTAGAGA CTCTCGGCCCTATAGTCGGCACAGACGGAGCAGAAGCCGTGAAAATGACAA GTACAAAGGTCCTGCCCGTgaccaccacaggacacaccaTGAACCAGGCGCACATAGTCGCTCTGTTTCCCACTCCCCCTCACCATCCAGAGCAAGGCCCAAAGGTAAAAAAAGCCAGTCCAGGTCTCACAGCCCCACTGAAGACTTCCACCCGACCTCTAGCTCCCAGAAACAGTCTGTCGGGAGATCTCCATCCCGCTCCTACTCTAGATCCATGTCTCGCTCACGCTCTCGCTCCAGATCTTGGGCCGGACGCAAGTCTGGGGGCCACTGA